In Humulus lupulus chromosome 6, drHumLupu1.1, whole genome shotgun sequence, a single genomic region encodes these proteins:
- the LOC133782998 gene encoding uncharacterized protein LOC133782998: MAVVAGKSFILNKYSSSLYLNKNGKRYGIISGQKRDFSENSKTQKGPIFPLRISTTLITQSAIAIFGLGFIDAGYSGDWSRIGVISKESEDLLKAAAFIVVPLCLFLIVNLSKQKES, from the exons ATGGCAGTGGTGGCAGGAAAGAGCTTTATCTTAAACAAGTATTCCTCTTCTTTGTATTTGAACAAAAATGGCAAGAGATATGGTATCATATCAGGTCAAAAGAGGGATTTTTCTGAGAACTCAAAAACCCAGAAAGGACCCATTTTTCCACTAAGAATTTCAACCACACTCATTACTCAATCAGCCATTGCTATCTTTGGATTGGGATTCATTGATGCAGG GTATAGTGGAGACTGGTCAAGAATTGGTGTGATCTCAAAAGAGAGTGAAGATTTACTTAAAGCTGCAGCCTTTATAGTTGTTCCCCTATGTTTGTTTCTTATAGTGAATTTATCCAAACAGAAAGAGAGTTAG